AGTGAGAGTTTCGATTGGAGATTCTTAACGTCGTGTCGCTCGTGGAACAGATCTGCTGGAGATTTACGACCTCCAGTGGACGAGTGCCGAGCAGAAGTGTATCTCTCTAGCCAGGACTGCCCGCAAATTCGATGGACGATTCCGAATCTGCGTAGAGCGGCCGTTTGTTGATAGTCGGGATAACCGACGGGACATCGGCCGTCCTGGGCTATTGAGGGTGAGACCGTGGTGTCGGAAACTAACGTACGATCCCACGCGCTCGTCGCTGAATGCATTCCTTGGCTTTCCAAGGAGGCATCGGTGCGGGTAAAAGAAGGCTCATTCAGGACGGATTTACGACTGAGTAGCCCCCTTCTCGCTGGAGCACGCGTTTCGCTGTTGCCCACCTGAGTTGGGAAAACAAATAGCTGATTGACAGCGTTACTCATTCTGTTGGTGGCTCCGgccattatttcttattttcagaACCCGGACGCAACCcacgtcgcgcgacgcgcaaGGTTCAAGCCGACCGCGCCCGACCAAGCGAGCAAGGAGACATCCAGGACCAGCATAACGCCTTGTAGAAGTCTCCAATAAACTGCCTGGGTTGCTTTACCACCAACGAGAGTAGATTTTGTTCAAGACCCTTTCACGCTCTCCTATCCCTCAGTACCGACAATCCGTTAGAGTCACGGTTAGCCGATCTCCTAACACATTGCATATTGTCTTCGGTGGAAATCATCCAACAAAGAGAAAGGCGCCCTTTCTGCCCCGGAATTGAAAATCGCTCGCAACTCCATCATTCGCGTACTCCAGAGGGTGTACTTCGCAGAAGAAATTCGATGTCTTGCCAAGGGCCAGACAGTGAAGGGTAAGCTACAACAGCTGAACCCCTTCCTAGACGAGGACAGGATGCTGCGAGTCGGTGAACGCTTAAAGCACTCACCAATGCCCTTCAACGAAAAATACCCACTGATTCTCCCAAAGGCACGGGTGACGTCCGCGATCATTGAAAACGAACACAGTGCTCAACTACACGCAGGAGTCCAAACGACGCTGTATGCCATAAGGCGCCGATATTGGCCGATCGACGGACGCAGCCAAATCTGGAAAGTCATAAAGGGGTGCGTGACTTGCTGTCGAGCCCAACCACCGCCTACGAACTACATAATGGGGAATCTACCACCACCTCGAGTAACGGAATCCAGACCGTTTTCAAACGTAGGCGTGGACTATTGCGGGCCATTCTACATAAAGGAAAGAAAACATCGAAACCGAAGCAAAATTAAGGTGTATGTAGTAGTCTTCGTTTGTCTTGCAGTGAAGGCTGTACATCTAGAGCTTGCAAGCGACCTGACGAGCGAAGCATTTATAGCTGCACTCAGACGGTTTATAGCCAGGCGAGGCTACTGCACTCACCTGTACTCTGACAACGGCTCGAATTTTGTAGGAGCTAACAACGAATTCCGCGAACTCCGAGAACTTCTGAAATCCGTCGACCACcaaaacaaagtaaaaacaTTGTAACCGGGTCCAATTTACAAGCGGGGAATAGGCGGAAATTCCTCTAACCGACACGC
This is a stretch of genomic DNA from Augochlora pura isolate Apur16 unplaced genomic scaffold, APUR_v2.2.1 APUR_unplaced_310, whole genome shotgun sequence. It encodes these proteins:
- the LOC144477725 gene encoding uncharacterized protein LOC144477725, which codes for RVYFAEEIRCLAKGQTVKGKLQQLNPFLDEDRMLRVGERLKHSPMPFNEKYPLILPKARVTSAIIENEHSAQLHAGVQTTLYAIRRRYWPIDGRSQIWKVIKGCVTCCRAQPPPTNYIMGNLPPPRVTESRPFSNVGVDYCGPFYIKERKHRNRSKIKVYVVVFVCLAVKAVHLELASDLTSEAFIAALRRFIARRGYCTHLYSDNGSNFVGANNEFRELRELLKSVDHQNKVKTL